In bacterium, the genomic stretch GCGCGGTCTGGAGCGGCGGGTCGTTTGTGTACGTGCCTGAGGGCGTGCACGTGACGATCCCGCTGCAGGCGTACTTCCGGATTAATGCGCAGAACATGGGCCAGTTCGAGCGGACGCTGATCATCGCCGAGCGGGGCTCGTACGTCCACTACGTGGAAGGGTGCACCGCGCCGACGTACTCGAGCGATTCGCTGCACAGCGCGGTCGTCGAGATCATCGTCAAGGAGGGTGCGCGCGTCCGGTATACGACGATTCAGAACTGGTCGAAGAACGTGTACAATCTCGTGACCAAACGCGCGGTCGCGTACCGCGACGCGACGATGGAATGGGTGGACGGCAACCTCGGCAGCAAGCTCACGATGAAATACCCGAGCGTGTACATGCTCGAGCCGGGCGCCAAGGCCGAGATCCTGTCGGTCGCGTTCGCCGGGGAGGGGCAGCATCAGGACCCGGGTGGCAAGGTGATCCACGCCGCGCCGCACACGCAGTCGTCCGTCGTGAGCAAGTCGATCAGCAAGTCCGGCGGCCGCGCAGGATACCGCGGTCTCGTCAAGGTGTATCCGGGGGCGCACGGCAGCAAGTGCGCGGTGCGCTGCGACGCGCTGATCTTGGACGACCAGTCGCGTTCCGACACCTACCCGACGATGGAGATCGACGAGGACGACGTGCAGGTCACGCACGAGGCGACCGTGTCCAAGGTCTCGGACGAGCAGCTGTTCTACCTGATGAGCCGCGGCGTGAACCAGGACGAGGCGATGAACATGATCGTCCGCGGGTTCATCGAGCCGATCTCCCGCGAGTTGCCGATGGAGTACAGTGTTGAGCTCAACCGGCTGATCGCGCTCGAAATGGAGGGTTCGGTCGGCTAGCACGCGGGCGTCGCGTTC encodes the following:
- the sufB gene encoding Fe-S cluster assembly protein SufB, with product MAVVNPLGIDLDQYKYGFHDPEDAYAFKSERGLDRKIVEQIVHMKNEPDWMRAYRLHSLGVFEKKPMPTWGGNVGEIDFNNIYYYVKPMENQGRTWDEVPENIKKTFDRLGIPEAEKKYLAGVGAQYESEVVYHSLREEWTKQGVVFLDMDSGLREYPDMVKEYFGTVVPPEDNKFAALNSAVWSGGSFVYVPEGVHVTIPLQAYFRINAQNMGQFERTLIIAERGSYVHYVEGCTAPTYSSDSLHSAVVEIIVKEGARVRYTTIQNWSKNVYNLVTKRAVAYRDATMEWVDGNLGSKLTMKYPSVYMLEPGAKAEILSVAFAGEGQHQDPGGKVIHAAPHTQSSVVSKSISKSGGRAGYRGLVKVYPGAHGSKCAVRCDALILDDQSRSDTYPTMEIDEDDVQVTHEATVSKVSDEQLFYLMSRGVNQDEAMNMIVRGFIEPISRELPMEYSVELNRLIALEMEGSVG